A stretch of Lathyrus oleraceus cultivar Zhongwan6 chromosome 6, CAAS_Psat_ZW6_1.0, whole genome shotgun sequence DNA encodes these proteins:
- the LOC127095957 gene encoding uncharacterized protein LOC127095957 yields MWNDDFQKTFEAFTDSRDAFEAIFALLTYGIVLFPNIDNFMDVNVVRMFLNGNPIPILLGDTYHFIHHRTKKGGGTILCCAPLLYKWFISHLPRSRLFRENPHKLRRSQRFMSIDQENIHLYDPFYDVGVIIDSCGEFPNVPLLGVHMGFNYNPLIARHQLGYHMVDKPDNLLLSGFSYLNEEESSGLKDRIIHAWRNIHKKGKGRLGRNDCVTFEPYTQWVYARANELKMPYAPEKPSFPYAITSSSTIPIKNKEEF; encoded by the coding sequence ATGTGGAATGACGATTTCCAAAAAACCTTCGAAGCCTTTACAGATAGTAGAGACGCATTTGAAGCCATTTTTGCTCTACTCACTTATGGAATTGTGCTCTTCCCAAACATTGATAACTTTATGGATGTTAATGTTGTGCGAATGTTCTTAAATGGTAACCCAATACCCATATTACTTGGAGATACCTATCATTTTATCCATCACAGGACTAAGAAAGGTGGTGGAACCATTCTTTGTTGTGCACCACTcctatataagtggtttatttctcacttacccAGATCCAGGCTCTTTAGGGAGAATCCACATAAGCTCAGACGGTCTCAGAGGTTCATGTCCATTGATCAAGAGAATATACATTTGTATGACCCCTTCTATGATGTTGGAGTaattattgatagttgtggtgaatttcctaatgtacctctCCTTGGTGTACATATGGGATTTAACTACAACCCCCTCATTGCCAGGCACCAGTTAGGATATCATATGGTAGATAAACCTGATAACCTTTTGTTGTCAGGTTTCTCTTACCTCAATGAAGAAGAGAGTTCCGGTTTGAAGGATAGAATCATACATGCTTGGCGCAATATTCACAAGAAAGGAAAAGGCCGATTAGGAAGAAATGATTGTGTTACTTTTGAGCCCTACACCCAATGGGTTTATGCTAGAGCCAATGAACTTAAGATGCCCTATGCTCCTGAGAAGCCCTCATTCCCTTATGCTATAACATCATCATCCACCATTCCTATTAAGAATAAGGAAGAGTTTTAA